The genomic region TGCTTCCATGGCCGCCTTTGTCTGGGCTTGCTCCTCTTTCAACTCCGCCACCGCCCCCTTCAAATCCTTGAACTTCGCGAGCAGCTGCTTCATCAGATCGGCCATAGTCTGATTCTGCTCGTTCATCTCCTCCACTCTCTGGCTCATGGCCTCGATCTGCTGGTTCTGTTTGTTCGGCGCCAGAGTGGGCAGGATCGGTTGCTCTGATACAAATTGTCACGAACTAGGTCTCCATGGAAAGGAACTTGGAGAGGGAATTGGGGATCGAGGTAGCAGACAGAAGGTTAGGTACAAACCAGAGGATAGTTAATCAGACTCCCCCCTTTTCTCTCCTCACCTGCCATGCCTTAAGAGACGAGGCCACACACACACGCTCACCGCTCACTCAGtcattacatgggcctggccctaGTCACGGGACGCAGCCCGGTACGCCCGTGGGCCGTGACAAATAACTAGTTAAGTTACTTAGTTTACCTTTTTTGTCATTTCACTCATGTCACATaggcaaatttgttgagttggaatCGATGTTACTCTTGAATTACTCCCACTACagctgataacgcccacacgtgtggtgggagcaaCACCCGTCCACACACCCTATAACACACAGATTGCGCCACGtctccgcatgcatgcatgtgggaaaCTTTTTAGATTTTCAGTTTTAAAATGTTTTAGCTCTTAAATAAAAAATTTGATTGAagatctgttttcaccattaaatccatcacgacgagatcttcgaaattagatctcatatcaatatgttTCGACGACTTTTTTGGGGGGTAAAAGTTGCAATGTCCATTACACATGAATAGCCATGGTGTTTAcattgaagttgccatgatatatttcagctatttttcttctacatttaaaagtaaattttgatatattataaaacggggaattaagaaactagacttgccataaatcataaactaaaattgtcatgatacatgcacttaaaattgccatggtttatacaaaaaataattttcatgtcaaagtactggaattgccatggtcaaaatactaaaattgccatgatctataaactaaaattgccacatgacaaCTTTAGTGTGAACACTATGACAACTACAATGTAAACATCACGGCAACTTTTGGCAAACGAAAAAAAATCGTCAagacggatttaatgatgaaaacaaATTTTtaattaagagataaaatattgttaagccgaaaaccaaaaaaattccCGCTGACGTCATCTATTTTGACGTGACAAAATGAATGATAATAAAGACGTTTGGGCCATGTTGCTTCGTGGCACATGTGTGGGCGTTATCATTTGGGTAAATCAGATCCACCGTCAAAATCACATGAGGCAAAAGCTCGGATGACCGTTTAATATTAATACGGCTACATCAATTTTCATTTTAATCTTTCCTTTCCTCAAGGGATGGGCAAGAATAACACTAGCACTATAGATTGTCATGGACCTCGTGGCACTATTAAATCCCTTAACTTTTGAGCAAGCTGTGTAACCACCCACTAACCACGGCACTAAAAAGATGTTAACTTTTCGCTGGAGCAGCTCGGACTGACAATCCCGGATTATTAAATGGCAGTGATATGATAATGCAGCCGTGATGTTCATGACGTGGTGCCCATGTTCTTCTAGTCCTCCCACTTTCCGTTTTGCCGATGATGCTGCTCACTACTGAATGCACGGATCACGACGCACCAGAGTAGTGTATGTCTCAAGCAACCAGGAGGGGGGCGGTCTCGAACCCGACAGAGACCATAGCGGGTCGAACCCCCACACGAGGAGCCCCGAACTCTTGTCGGTCGGCCCGCGAAGCCATCGCCCTCCTGCTAACCTTACCCGCCAACAGCTAAAGTGTGAAGTCAATGGCCCCACCTGGCAGCGAGGCGAGCACTCCCCCTCCCAGTCGTAAACAACGCCCACTGAGGCACTGACGCCGAATCCCCTACCAAATCCCCGCCTAATCGCGGTTCTAAATCTCGGATCCGGGGCCGGGCGCGCTGAGCTGTCCCCGTCGATCGCACGCACCAGCGGTTGGGGTCTCGCCGGGCGCCACCATCAGCGGCAACTTTGCTTCCAACCGAAGCGCGAGCGGCACTGCACGGAGTAGGCATTGATTAATCGCCCGGTTTTTTCACCGTCCTTTCGGCAATTGTTTTCCTTAAGGAAAAAGCTGATGTCGTTGGAGCAAGTCGGGCGGTGTGGTGTGGTGGGATGGGATCTGAGCTGAGCTGATCGGCGCCGGTTGGTAGCAGTCGGTGTGTGTTTCATGCGAGGTGGAGGGGGAGGGACAGGGGGCGCTTATAAATACGGCTCAGATCTGGGAGGGCTTTCCACCTCGCCTCGTCGTCCGCCCACGGTCTAATCCGATTCAAACGCACCGCTTCCTCGTGTCCGAACTAAGCCCCAATCCCGTCACCACCGCCGCTGGTGAGCGCCCGTTCGTTCTCAACTTCCTTCCTCGATCGCGATCGTCGATCAGATCGTGTCCAGAATCTCGGAAGGttttgggttgggttgggttgggcTGCTGCGTCGTGTGGCTTCTGACCATCTCTCCTCTCGGCCCGGTTGGATCTGCGTGTGCAGGTGCTCGGCGCGATGGCGCAGAAGGACGCCGCCAATGGCAACGGCGCCACCACGCGCCCGCCGCCCACTCCCTCCCCCATCCGCTTCTCCAAGTTCTTCCAGGTACGCCTCGGGATCTGATCGCGGCTGGATCTCGCTGCTCGTCACACGACTGGCGCTAATTTTGGGACTCTGTGGGGGTTTGGGCAGGCCAACATGCGGATCCTGGTCACCGGCGGAGCTGGCTTCATCGGCTCGCACCTCGTCGACAAGCTCATGGAGAACGAGAAGAACGAGGTCAGGACCAGACCCCCTAGCATCATTCTAGCTGTTAGCGAAATTCACCTGTGCGGGGTCAACTCCCTTCCGCTTGGATCTGAGTGGCACAGTCAGAGTCACCAACTGAGTGGGTCTAGAATTTCGTGAAAACGACGTTCTGAGTGGAGAGCTGCTTTGTGCCAGGCCAGATCTCAGTGTGCAAGCTTGTGCATTAGTTTTTGCATGCTGTGGGGCACTACTGTCTAGAGCTTAAGCTGGAAACTTTGCTCCACTCTCAATTTCTTTAGAACTACAGAGATCCAGTGGCAATGCTTTAGAGAACTATCTGATCTGTTTCAGAATGTGAGGTCAACTGAGATCCAGTGGCAATGCTTCTGAGATCTTGCTATGAGTCTGTGACTATTTTATTCTAGGAACCTCCCTTCTGAATCATGCAGAGTGCCTGTTAGTGGTACTGAGCTCTCTTATGTTCACCTCTCTCAGTACATTTAAAAACAGAGGGGTGTACTGTTTATCTACAATTCTACATGATTCGAAGCTCGGCTCATCATGTAGAATTCAGTGTTGTTACTATGCAGTTCTGTACAGACAAACTTAGCAAATGTAGACCAATCTGATCGTGCCTTCTTTTTGGTTCAGGTCATTGTTGCTGACAACTTTTTCACTGGGTCAAAAGACAACCTGAAGAAGTGGATCGGACACCCAAGATTTGAACTCATCCGTCACGGTAATACTGCATGCTGAAGGCATCTTGTAGTAAATTCTTGAATCATCTCCTTTCCATGTGGCTATACTATTTTGTAATGAACACAGATAGTTGACACCTATGAGTTGTTTCTTTCCACTGTTCCTTTAAAGTATACAGATCATTGTTTAACACATGAGAAATAGAGAACCATATAAGTTTATAAGGTCATAGCCAATGGCTGTACAAAAACCATGTCCTGAGTTGTCTGTTGAATTGAACCTGCAATATTCTAAACTAGTCAGTGAAGCCTTTGAGTTAACTACACCTCAGTATCTCATTTGTCTATGGCATGCTTATGTGACTTTCTTTTGGTAACTTTCTGTTCTAGATAGAAAGGACATCCATGCATATTTATACACTTCGCTCAAGTGTTATAGTCCAACCATATTCCAAGACTAAGTGATTGTCCAACCATGAAAACAAGCCAAATTGCCGTTAACTTGTGCTGCAATGCTCAAGTGTTATATCTTCGTCATTACATTCTTGTGCGTGAGTTTCACATTAATTTTACATTTTGCTGCATTTCAGATGTCACCGAACCACTGCTCGTGGAGGTTGACCAAATCTACCACCTTGCTTGCCCTGCCTCACCAATCTTCTACAAGCACAACCCTGTCAAGGTGTGTGTAGGCTCTGTTTTTGTGTTTATTCTGTCATAACTGCTCCTATCTGTCCTGACACACGCATGGGTGTAAATATCTTGTACAGACCATCAAGACGAATGTCATTGGAACCTTGAACATGCTTGGACTTGCAAAGAGAGTTGGAGCTAGGTCAGTGTTTATCACTTAGATCGATTGTGGCAGTATCATGGCAGAAATGAAAACCATATTAACCTGAGGTTTTGTGTTCAACTGCAGAATATTGTTGACTTCGACCTCTGAAGTTTATGGTGATCCCCTTGAGCATCCTCAGACGGAGGCGTACTGGGGCAATGTTAACCCAATTGGTATGCCTGTTCATCTGGCAAAAATGTTATGTTATCTTTTCTAAACTTGTGCCACGTAAGTCTCATGTTTTGAATTTATTTTCTTTATCAGGAGTCAGGAGCTGCTACGATGAGGGTAAGCGTGTAGCTGAGACACTGATGTTCGACTACCACAGGCAGCACGGCATTGGTAATACTTTGACCTTAAATTTAAACTAATCTATTTGCTATTAGTTTGTTCGTCCTTCAATAAGTCTTCGGTTATGAGTTGTCCTTAATAAGTATATGTCGTCTATTTCTGTAGAGATCCGTATTGCCAGGATTTTCAACACCTATGGACCTAGGATGAACATCGATGATGGCCGTGTTGTTAGTAACTTCATTGCTCAGGCCATTCGGTAATTCTTGTTTGACTTGACTTTTTCTGATCTTGCGTCCAGATAGTTTTGGTGCTTATTTGTTGTAATTTGTAGTGGTGAAGCACTGACTGTCCAGAAGCCTGGAACACAGACCAGGAGCTTCTGCTACGTCGCTGATATGGTTTGTTTTCTACTATCATCTTACTATTGAATACTATCTTGTCAAAACTGTGGATGGTCACCTTACCAGTGGTGTACCATTTCAATGCAGGTCAATGGTCTTATGAAGCTGATGAATGGAGACAACACCGGACCCATTAACATTGGGAACCCAGGTAAActtcttttgcaaaaaaaataataataataaaaaatctttGGCAACGCGCTAACAACTTGATCTGTAAATTATTTATAATTCTGCACTTTCGTTCCTGTGGTGATGAACTGGACTTTCTTTAAATGTAGGTGAATTCACCATGCTGGAACTTGCCGAGAATGTGAAGGAGGTAAGTGGGATATTCTATACTCATCGACTCATTACATCCAACCTTTTTGTTTCAAGTAGCAGTGCTCCATTCAGCTTCAATGCATGACAATTCTGGATGGTATAATAACATGTGTGATTTTACTTACAGTTGATCAACCCAGAAGTGACAGTGACGATGACTGAGAACACTCCTGATGACCCTCGCCAGAGGAAGCCTGACATCACCAAGGCCAAGGAGGTTCTCGACTGGGAGCCC from Triticum aestivum cultivar Chinese Spring chromosome 4A, IWGSC CS RefSeq v2.1, whole genome shotgun sequence harbors:
- the LOC123085464 gene encoding UDP-glucuronic acid decarboxylase 6, with the protein product MAQKDAANGNGATTRPPPTPSPIRFSKFFQANMRILVTGGAGFIGSHLVDKLMENEKNEVIVADNFFTGSKDNLKKWIGHPRFELIRHDVTEPLLVEVDQIYHLACPASPIFYKHNPVKTIKTNVIGTLNMLGLAKRVGARILLTSTSEVYGDPLEHPQTEAYWGNVNPIGVRSCYDEGKRVAETLMFDYHRQHGIEIRIARIFNTYGPRMNIDDGRVVSNFIAQAIRGEALTVQKPGTQTRSFCYVADMVNGLMKLMNGDNTGPINIGNPGEFTMLELAENVKELINPEVTVTMTENTPDDPRQRKPDITKAKEVLDWEPKVVLRDGLVLMEDDFRERLAVPKKTKA